Part of the Cottoperca gobio chromosome 1, fCotGob3.1, whole genome shotgun sequence genome, GTCGGGACATCAGcgaaacaaaaataaagctgTAACTTCGGGGAAGTTCATATGCTGGTCAAATACTCCGCAGGGTCTAGATAGCAGAGCTGTAGTGAAAGAACTCTTTGATCTCGCCATGGCCAGTTTCTCTTGGTGTCTCATGGGAAGTCATTTTCAGGATTCATTCACAGGATGTGATAGATCACATCAGACTTTGTGAtttgtgtaataaataaataaataaaacctaatCAAATGCAAAGTCAAAGAGAACACAGGAATGTGTTGAGCTAATAAAagcatacataataataataataataataataataataataataatataataataataataataataataataataataataatgcattatcaCCCTCTATTGGTGCAGAACAGCTTCAAACCACTAAAATGAGTCAGTGAATGCATGAAGAAACATAGTCATTTTACACAACGTACTGTACCATCCGTTCTGTTTCTAATGTgtcatgtccccccccccccaccccagcGCTCCAGCTGCCGCTGGCTAACGATGGCAGCCGTTCATCGTCTTCAGAGAGCTCGCCTCAGCACCACACCTACCCCAGCCGTCCGCGACACATGCTCACCCTGCCCACGCCTCCGTACGGCCTGCAGAAGAGCTTAGAGAAGTACGTGGACACATGCTGATGTTCAGCTGAGCAATGATTACTAAGAAGCTGTATTTACAATCATCTACACATTCTCATTGTCTCATGTGGCATCAGTAAATGCCTCTTGTTGAAAATAGTACTCTTTAAAATTGAGTGACTTCCTGCTGCTGTGTATATAACAGCAATATTCAATCGATTTTTTAattttgaataaataacttTTCTGGGAACGGCAGCTAAGTGATGAGTAGAATTGGTATTAGCGAGTGACTAAAGGAAACTCAATCAATCGTACCGTTGAGTCACAACTATATGAAGCAACGTGTTTATGTAAAGAGAAATTATTAATGTATACACAGAGAGAGCAAACAGACACGGTGATCTTATAGCAACACAGAGTGAGtagaatgaagaagaagagcaggttATGTTACACATACTGGTTCCAcatgcagaatgtgtgtgtgtgtgtgtgtgtgtgtgggtgggtggaaAGGATGACGattcacactgaaacacacttcATGTAACATTTGCACTCCctcacattgtgtgtgttttgtcctcATAGTGCAGAGATCGACCAGAAATTGCAGGAGATCATGAAACAGACGGGTTACCTGAAGATCGACGGTCAGGTGAGATGTGACACATGATGACACATGTTGACTTTCTCTAGCCTGGAAATCCTAATCCCCTACAGGTCATAAATGACATAACTGTCAAGCAGGGTGAGAGTTCAGGAGGCAGGTGATATCTCATACTTTTCGTATGGTCAGCAAATctcataaaaagaccaaaaccaaccaaCAGGTCCTCCTCCGTCTGATGTATCTTATTTCTCTGCGCCGTTAACctctattgttgtccaaaaactataaATAGAACACATACATGTACCGCATTGGGGgacatgttcctttattacgatgaacatgggcactgtagtttattttgaatcaGTCCCACATACTCCGTCCTGCTGCTATAAAAACTCGCAAGAGCAACGCatgtattaatccacagctgaaaatagtccccagcAAAAGTTACTTCTATTTGGGTAACATTTGCTacaaactacagtgcccagttGCTTTAGGACAGTGTCTGAGACTGGACCACAGACGGGTTCGGAACATAGGAACgtaaaacattgtttgttttggtctgttgacaataagaaaaaatatagaataaaccAGATGTATCCCTGAACAGAATCTTAGTCCCAAATGAGTTTCTTTACAGAGAaggcgttttctttttttttacacatgttCTCCTCAGTGTTCAGAAATAATTCATTTCACTAAGATGAAAAAGCAGGTAGGCTGGTATAGTGAGAACGGAGACCATTGTTTAACCAGGTCAAGGTTAAAACCCCATGAAAGCAAACATCCACACCACTGAATTGTCTTTGAGGAGAAGAATCGTTATCAAGGGAAACAACAGCCCTCTCTGGCATATTTATCTCTTTGACAATAAACAGAATATTATAAAAACTGTGGAATTTGTTTACCAAGATAAAATCGAGATTGACTGTGTTGGCCTCattctgtttgtttgcttctctccctcctccagtaTCACAGTATGTGCCAGTCATTGTTTGAAGATCAAATTATTTGACTGCACTCCAGATagttttcttcctctcattagCCCAGAGGGGTTGCTACATCCAGCACTCGATGAGACGTCACTCACGATCATCTCAGTCAccaatgattacatttttaacgaAGTAGGGAAATGATGCATCTTCCCGCTGTGTGCTGGTATTCTCAGACATGACCAATGGGGGAGCGGCTTAATTACACATCCAAACATTTGCTACTAAATGACCCTGAGggatttactgtcttttacgaAGCAGAAAATCAGAACTGGCCTCTCGTATGTTTTCAACTCGGGAGCGCTTGCatagaaacaacattttaactaTTAGAAATATAATGAGCATAATCCAAAGACAAACTTTTCTCTGCGTTTGTGCCTCCTTGTCCTTCCACAGCGATATCCAGCGGAGGTGACGGACCTGATCAGTGAGGGGGAGATCGGCAGTGGGACATGTGGACAAGTTTTCAAAGTGCGATTCAAGAAGACCGACCATGTGATCGCTGTCAAAGTGAGACCCTCCTGCACTCACCTGTTCCCTGTTCACACAACACATTTATCAACACTTCCTTTACATTGGTTCAAACAGAACACTTTGTacagaaagaacattttaatctGCCACTTTTCTGCTAAATCAAATCTCCTAGGTTTggattcaatgttttttttttcccatgcTGTAAGTTTATTGtatacaggtacatctcaatacattagaatatcgtggaaaagttagtttatttcactaattaaattcaaaaggtgaaactcatatattatatggatttaTTACACACatagtgaaatatttcaagcctttatttgttttaatcttgatgattacggtttacagctaatgaaaacccaaaaatcagtatctcagaaaatgAGCCtaattaaccctaaccctttttacatttgttcatATTATTGAAACGATAAGTCACTTCCAGTTCGAAGCTCTTTCTATTcgtaatgtatttgtttaacagCTTCCAATCAGAGGAGACTCTGTACAGAACAGTGTCATTGAATCAGACAATAATTATTAGTTAAATATTTGACATAATTGATTCTTAGCATTCcttgtcagctgctggtgtttgtGGTTTAGTGTATATAGTGTAATAGGGTTTCCTGATTAACAACAGCGGCACTGCTTGTTTTTGACAGGTAGCCAGACTCATGTGGAGTGCCAAGTCTCCTTAATATAACAATTGTGTAATTATTGTAGTTATTCATGCTTTACTTattctgtaaaatgtaatgtgtgagCTGGAAATGTCTCGGCAAGACAAATATTCCCTCCAGGGACCGTAAAGACAAGAACTCTCAAACATCAGTCAACGTGATCAAAATACATTAGGAGCTTGACGCTAACCCCGGTTTAGCTCTCTGATTTCCCGTTGTGCTTTAATTGTGACTAATTTACAAACACAGTAAATAATCCCACATAACCACCCTCCTGTTTAAGAGATGACTTAATTATAGCCCGCTGAGCTGTTTAACAACTAGGCAGTCAATCAACTCGCCAGAGGAgtctttgttttgtgattttctaatggtgtgtgtgtgtgtgtgtgtgtgtgtgtgtgtgtgtgtgtgtgtgtgtgtgtgtgtgtgtgtgtgtgtgtgtgtgtgtgtgtgtgtgtgtgtgtgtgtgtgtgtgaccagcaAATGCGTCGTACAGGAAACAAGGATGAGAACAAAAGGATCCTGATGGACCTGGATGTGGTGCTGAAGAGTCATGACTGCCCTTACATCATCCAGTGCTACGGCGCTATAGTTACCAACGTGGGTGTCTCCAAAATACATTACAGTCTGAACCGTACTAGTCGGAGCACTTCCACAGCTAAATTCACCCAAAAAGATTTTttatgatatttatatattagcACACAGTGTGACTGCTTTTACCTTTATGTCACCTCCTGAACTGAACTGCTAAAAGctggatgtgtgtatgtgtgttacgtACGTGTACAGACGGACGTATTCATTGCCATGGAGCTGATGGGAACCTGTGCtgagaagctgaagaagagaATCCAGGGCCCCATCCCAGAGCGCATCCTTGGAAAGATGACGGTGGCAGTAAgtggaagaaacacacacacacacacacacacacacacacacacacacacacacacacgcaggcttGACACAAGGGGGGGGGAATCAAGTAATTGAAATTCAAATGAACCACATAACAGTGTCTTATACTTTGACTAAAGTTTTGTCCAAATCATTATAATTAAATAGCTCGGGATCAGAAATCGCtcatctttatcttttttaaattctaatGATACGATACCATATTAGCCTACTCTGTGGCATGCTCTCCCTCTCCTATCTTCCTCGCCTTGATGAGCCTGGTAACAAAACCAAAATATGCCAGGGAAGTGTAAACACGATGCACTTTGTGTTCGTGCTACGTCTGAATGTTATTAATAGAGCTGTGGCAGGGGCTTGCTAACATAGTACTTGCTACTATTGTGTCCTATCAAAGTAAAGCGGCTAATAATCACTATAAAGAGACTGTGTGAGAGAATGCCCTGCCCCGTGTGTCACGACGACAGCTTGAGCAGCGCTCGTTGTGGTGTTTTGAGCCCCCAGCGTTGTCTGTCGGATAATATTTATGAGTTtggttgtgtgcgtgtgtccgcAGCTAATCTCTCATTCTATAGATCAATTAGCTTGATCATCCTTGAACATGAACTTTAAAGACCTTGAATTTGACTTTGTAATGTCTGTATGAACACCGCAGATAGGAAAGTGTAACACTGcccatttgttttgttcttatatccgtcctgtgtgtgtttctgctccaGATAGTGAAGGCTTTGCTGTACCTGAAAGAGAAACACGGTGTCATCCACCGAGATGTGAAACCCTCCAACATCCTCCTGGACGATAAAGGTCAGATCAAACTGTGTGACTTTGGCATCAGCGGACGCCTCGTCGACTCCAAGGCCAAGACCCGCAGCGCCGGCTGTGCTGCCTACATGGCGGTGAGTTAAAACCCACACACTCTACAATcaaaacatctcacacacaaaGTTATCACATCCTGTCAAACACAACATACTAAACACATGATTTTGCCTGTTCTTGTATCCTCGCAGCCTGAGAGAATAGACCCTCCAGATCCCACCAAACCTGACTATGACATCCGAGCAGACGTGTGGAGCCTCGGCATCTCTCTGGTAAAACGGCTTCCATTATATTACCATAGAAGTGGGCGCAGCTGGGTCATTCTTGTGCGTTGTTATTTCTttcctacatttaaaaaatgtaattattaacattttcaaatgtgtcaAAAATCATGCATATTAACACTTGTTGTAATGCACAGCTGCGATGCATGATGAGGTGAAGGATCACATTTGGTGGGGAGTAATGACGGAGAGCCATTCCTTCAATGTCACGtggatgtttgtattttaagatAAAGAGGGAGAAACGGAACATTTGGTGTGTGATATTAGTATAGCATGGTGCTCTGATGTACTGACCTCAGACCAGCATTCACAACCGGAGCTTTCTAGCTTTGCACAAACTGCTCGCCCTGTTTGAAAGTTTGCCTCATCGAATCTACAGCTGTGAACAAAGACTTGAGGCGGTGCTGCTTTACTGTGGATGACAGTGGGTGTTAATGGGTCCGTGTGTTCTCTAGGTGGAGCTGGCCACGGGGCAGTTTCCCTACAAGAACTGCAAGACAGACTTTGAGGTTCTGACCAAAGTGCTGCAGGAAGATCCTCCTCTGCTGCCTCTCGGCATGGGCTTCTCCCTCGACTTTCAGTCCTTCGTCAAAGACTGGTGAGTAGAAATCTCACTCTAAAGCTAATTGGATTTTAGAGCGCTCAGATCATCAGGTGGTGGATTCCTAACTGTGCGTAGGATAAGATCCACTTCTGCTGAAGGTGCGTTTAGCTACTTAAGAAACTGCCTGACGACCTGATATCTGTCACAACTGTGTCCACATTCAAGAgtgaacatgtttgtgttttctcaggcTCATGACTAGTTATTAatcgtgtgtctgtgtctgtgggcTGGTGggtgtttgtcagtgttgttTGTTCTTATCTTCTATGTATCATAGTCTCATGTCACTTATTGCTGTATGCACtttaatgtaaagcacattgaaTTTCCCCGTAAAGAAAAGAagctctttaaataaaatggtGCCGATCACAGGGTCTATTTGAAGCCTTTTATTTATCGTGTAccgtgtttatttattcatttaactaTTCCTGCCAACATTGTGTATTGAGTATTAAAATTAAGAGATGAGAAAGTATCATGAATCAATAAATCAACTAGTTATTTATTGGCAGACAACATGTGCAATATATTCCACTCTCTATACAGAGATCCAGCATAACCGCAGTGATGAAGACCCCTCGTCACACCGGCTTTACTTTAGTGCAAACAAAGCCGACATAAACTTCCCCGGTTGTGATTGTAGATAGCAAATCTTGTGTGTTTTGCGTATTTAAAACGTATTTATCTGCCGTTAACGTCAGCTTCActtcatttgtgtgtttctcCACAGCCTCACAAAGGATCACAGAAAAAGGCCAAAATACCACCAGCTGCTGGTACGACACCCGTCGTCATGAGCAACAAACATTCTGTTGAGATTCACCAGAATTACCCAAAGGTCAAATGTAACTAAGCTCCCTCCCAccctctgtatctctctgtccatctcatCCAGGAGCATAGTTTCATCCGCCGTTACGAAGTGCTAGACGTGGACGTGGCTGGATGGTTCCAGGCGGTGATGGACCGCACCGAGTCGCCTCGCAGCAGCCAGTGTTACAGCCATCAGCACCAGCTCCACTCGCTCTTCAGTAGGTAGCCTTGCCCTGCCCGGCTCTAGCTTAGCCAGACGCTAGTCTTGCCTAGCTGTAGCTTTGCTAAGCTCAGACTCAGTCTGTCCTAGTCTAGCCCAGCGTTAGCAGCTAAGCCTAGCGTTAGACTCAGcccgtctgtccatctgtccacCGGAGAACCTGAAGAGCCCATAAAggaagaggagacggagactGGATGGAGGGATGGTTGGATGACACAGGTGGTTCTGTTTATCAGTGTGTTGAATCTGGACAGGCAGACATgggaaggagggaagagggGAAAAAGGTGCACACTGTAGTTAGCTTCATTCGTTTACACACTGTCTCATAACACTATTGTATCACGtcacagcacagtgtgtgtaacagccac contains:
- the map2k7 gene encoding dual specificity mitogen-activated protein kinase kinase 7; translated protein: MSLEERLLRIEEKLKQENEEARRRIDLNIDMSPHRSRPRPTLQLPLANDGSRSSSSESSPQHHTYPSRPRHMLTLPTPPYGLQKSLENAEIDQKLQEIMKQTGYLKIDGQRYPAEVTDLISEGEIGSGTCGQVFKVRFKKTDHVIAVKQMRRTGNKDENKRILMDLDVVLKSHDCPYIIQCYGAIVTNTDVFIAMELMGTCAEKLKKRIQGPIPERILGKMTVAIVKALLYLKEKHGVIHRDVKPSNILLDDKGQIKLCDFGISGRLVDSKAKTRSAGCAAYMAPERIDPPDPTKPDYDIRADVWSLGISLVELATGQFPYKNCKTDFEVLTKVLQEDPPLLPLGMGFSLDFQSFVKDCLTKDHRKRPKYHQLLEHSFIRRYEVLDVDVAGWFQAVMDRTESPRSSQCYSHQHQLHSLFSR